From Acidobacteriota bacterium, a single genomic window includes:
- a CDS encoding TIGR04283 family arsenosugar biosynthesis glycosyltransferase — translation MSGRLSIVIPALNEENRIGVAVSSAIEAGASEVIVSDGGSSDATVSVARERGAIVVSVPGPRGRQLNEGAARAEGDVLAFVHADTTLPRDAGAAIGEAMEEGVEFGGFRIGFVERSARLSIAAAMINLRTSLTKCPWGDQAQFIRRDVFEEVGRFREIPIMEDYELALRMKKRGRTKVLDARVLTSGRRFLEKGVLGTAFINWRIITAWHLGADPQELAVLYRGRG, via the coding sequence ATGTCCGGCAGGCTCTCGATCGTGATCCCCGCGCTGAACGAGGAAAATCGAATCGGCGTTGCCGTCAGCTCCGCGATCGAGGCCGGTGCGTCGGAGGTCATCGTTTCCGATGGAGGGAGCTCCGACGCGACCGTGTCGGTGGCCCGGGAGAGAGGTGCGATCGTCGTCAGCGTTCCGGGCCCGAGAGGCCGGCAGCTCAACGAAGGAGCGGCCAGAGCCGAGGGGGACGTCCTCGCGTTCGTGCACGCGGACACGACGCTTCCTCGCGACGCCGGTGCTGCAATCGGCGAGGCGATGGAGGAGGGGGTCGAGTTCGGCGGCTTCCGCATCGGATTCGTCGAACGCTCGGCGCGCCTCTCGATCGCCGCGGCGATGATCAACCTCCGGACATCGCTCACGAAGTGTCCCTGGGGAGACCAGGCGCAGTTCATTCGGCGTGACGTGTTCGAGGAGGTCGGGCGATTCCGGGAAATCCCGATCATGGAGGACTACGAGCTCGCCCTCCGGATGAAGAAACGGGGCAGAACGAAGGTCCTCGATGCGAGGGTCCTCACCTCAGGACGGAGGTTTCTCGAAAAGGGAGTTCTCGGTACGGCGTTCATCAACTGGAGGATCATCACTGCGTGGCATCTCGGTGCGGACCCGCAGGAGCTGGCGGTGTTGTATAGGGGAAGGGGTTAG